From the Candidatus Angelobacter sp. genome, the window TCTTACACCACGGGACGCCCGTTTTTTCACGCCGGGAAACTCCCTGGCGTTCTTCCGACTGGACGGAATCGCGGCCACCGCGATCATCTGTCATGAGCGGCGTTATCCGGAACTGGTTCGACTGCCGGTGATGATGGGCGCGCAGATCGTTTTCCATCCGAACGCCGGTCTGGATTCGCTGGCGGTTTCCAGAACGAAGCGCGGCGGACGCGACGGCATCGCTGTGCGCGCCTTCGAGAACCAGGTTTATTACATCTTCGCAAACTCGGTCGGGCCGCAGGGAAATGGTTTGTGGTCGGCGGGTGACTCCAAAATCGTCGCACCGGATTCGCGGGTGCTGGCGCAGGCGAACAACCGGTCGGAAACGGTGATCCAGGCGGAGCTCGACCTGGCTCAAGCCCGGCGGCAATATGCGCGTGAGGCGCTGAATCAGCCTGCTTTTCTACGCCATGCGTGGCGACAGACACTCGCGCTCTGCGGGCGGCAGCTTCGGGTGCGTCGATGAGGCGGCGGGCAATGCGAGCGCATCAGTTCGGCCGGTCATTCGCGCCGGTTGAAGTGGCGCGCTCGAACAAGGCGCGCGCGGAGGTGAGCTGCCCGGGGCTGCCCAGGAGCAAAATCTGGTCGCCGGCCTGAAGTTCCTCGTCCGGGCCCGGGTTGATGATGCTGGCGCCGCTACGTTCGATGCCGACGATGCTGGCGCCCGTCACTGTGCGCAGCCGGAGCTCGCGAATCAGTTTGCCCGCGGCAGGTGCGCCGGGACTGACACCGATGGTTTCCAGATTGGCGTCGTGCAACATGCCCGGCAATGGCGCGGGTGCCGGTTCGCGGCGCGGCGCGGGAGGTCCGGTGAGCGTCTGTTCGAGCGCCACCTGCGCCCTGGAGTATATCCTGATGAACGAGCGCCAGAAAAGCCACGTGAACAGTCCCACGACGATGAGCAACAGCAGCAGAACTTTGACCGGCGGCAGCAGCGCGGAGCTGAGGGTGAGAATGTACAAACCAAGGGCGACCACTCCGACCAGCGGGATCGCCCGCGCGATGACCGCGCGAACCGCGGGAGTCCGTTCGCCTGCCGCGCCATCGGGCACTTTGATCTCGGCCACCAACAAGCCGAGCGCCTGCAGTTTGCGGAACGTCGCGATCAACAGCGGCAGCGACACGAGGACCGCTGTGAGCCAGAGCAGGGCGTTGACGCTCGTCGGGTCGAACGATGACCGGACGAGCCAGTCCGGCGGATGTTTCGAGACGAACACGGTTGCGGCAAACACCGCGGCGATCAAGGCGGCATTGAGCCCCATTTGCC encodes:
- a CDS encoding carbon-nitrogen hydrolase family protein; translated protein: LTPRDARFFTPGNSLAFFRLDGIAATAIICHERRYPELVRLPVMMGAQIVFHPNAGLDSLAVSRTKRGGRDGIAVRAFENQVYYIFANSVGPQGNGLWSAGDSKIVAPDSRVLAQANNRSETVIQAELDLAQARRQYAREALNQPAFLRHAWRQTLALCGRQLRVRR